Proteins encoded in a region of the Leopardus geoffroyi isolate Oge1 chromosome E2, O.geoffroyi_Oge1_pat1.0, whole genome shotgun sequence genome:
- the NANOS2 gene encoding nanos homolog 2: MQLPPFDMWKDYFNLSQVVLALIQSGGQRPEAPGTGEPRPGPPLEQAQGPGGPGASGGLATLCNFCKHNGESRHVYSSHQLKTPDGVVMCPILRHYVCPLCGATGGQAHTLKYCPLNGGQQSLYRRSGRNSAGRKVKR; this comes from the coding sequence ATGCAGCTGCCTCCCTTCGACATGTGGAAGGACTACTTCAACCTGAGCCAGGTGGTGTTGGCGCTGATCcagagtggggggcagaggccagaggccCCAGGGACCGGGGAGCCGAGACCTGGGCCCCCGCTGGAGCAGGCTCAGGGTCCGGGAGGGCCCGGGGCCAGCGGAGGCCTGGCCACCTTGTGCAATTTCTGCAAGCACAATGGGGAATCGCGTCACGTCTACTCGTCACACCAGCTGAAGACCCCAGACGGCGTGGTGATGTGCCCCATCCTGCGGCATTACGTGTGTCCCCTGTGCGGGGCCACCGGCGGCCAGGCACACACGCTCAAGTACTGCCCACTCAACGGTGGCCAGCAGTCTCTCTACCGCCGCAGCGGGCGCAACTCGGCCGGCCGCAAGGTCAAGCGCTGA